In one Azospirillum sp. TSH100 genomic region, the following are encoded:
- a CDS encoding short-chain fatty acyl-CoA regulator family protein: MDKKAMLGPKVRRLRRDQGLTQAQMADQLGISPSYLNLIEHNQRPVTVPLLLKLGQQFGVDLQAFAEDEESRLVAGLREVFADPLFDGSDIKNQDFRELAAVAPTLGQAVVALYRGFRGARDDLQALAERVADREKLHLVQATGFPQDEVRDLFQTHSNHFPELEAAAESLWQDGKLERGDLYRGLVDWLNTQHSVRVRLLPSEVMGYAVRRFDRHSRRILLSEMLAPSGRTFQLACQIALLRHRDLLNGIVDAANLSDDEARRLTRIGLANYFAAAVLMPYARFHEAATQLRYDIEILRRRFDASFEQVCHRLTTLHRSGSKGVPFFFMRVDSAGNVSKRFSGAGFHFARFGGGCPRWIVYEAFRTPGKIHSQMAEMPDGTAYFSIARTVVKAGGGHRSPPQQFAVALGCDVQHAAQVTYADGFDLTNTDAATPIGVNCRLCPRLDCSQRAFPPLNHRLIVDENLRGLSPYLFAPPSAE; the protein is encoded by the coding sequence ATGGACAAGAAGGCGATGCTGGGGCCGAAGGTCCGCCGCCTGCGCCGCGACCAGGGGCTGACCCAGGCGCAGATGGCCGACCAGCTCGGCATCTCCCCCAGCTATCTGAACCTGATCGAGCACAACCAGCGCCCGGTCACGGTGCCGCTGCTGCTGAAGCTGGGCCAGCAGTTCGGCGTCGATCTCCAGGCCTTCGCCGAGGATGAGGAAAGCCGGCTGGTGGCGGGGTTGCGCGAGGTGTTCGCCGACCCGCTGTTCGACGGTTCCGACATCAAGAACCAGGATTTCCGCGAACTGGCGGCGGTGGCACCGACGCTGGGGCAGGCGGTGGTGGCGCTCTATCGCGGCTTCCGCGGCGCGCGCGACGATCTGCAGGCGCTGGCGGAGCGGGTGGCCGACCGCGAGAAGCTGCATCTGGTGCAGGCCACCGGCTTCCCGCAGGACGAGGTGCGCGACCTGTTCCAGACCCACTCCAACCATTTCCCGGAACTGGAGGCGGCGGCGGAAAGCCTGTGGCAGGACGGCAAGCTGGAGCGCGGCGACCTCTATCGCGGGCTGGTCGACTGGCTGAACACCCAGCACAGCGTGCGCGTCCGCCTGCTGCCGTCGGAGGTGATGGGCTATGCGGTGCGCCGCTTCGACCGTCACAGCCGGCGCATCCTGCTGTCGGAGATGCTGGCGCCGTCCGGCCGCACCTTCCAGCTGGCCTGCCAGATCGCGCTGCTGCGTCACCGCGACCTGCTGAACGGCATCGTCGATGCCGCCAACCTGTCCGACGACGAGGCGCGCCGGCTGACCCGCATCGGGCTGGCCAATTACTTCGCCGCGGCGGTGCTGATGCCCTACGCCCGCTTCCACGAGGCGGCGACCCAGCTGCGCTACGACATCGAGATCCTGCGGCGGCGCTTCGACGCCTCCTTCGAGCAGGTCTGCCACCGGCTGACCACGCTGCACCGCTCGGGGTCCAAGGGCGTGCCCTTCTTCTTCATGCGGGTGGACAGCGCCGGCAACGTGTCGAAGCGCTTTTCCGGTGCCGGCTTCCATTTCGCCCGCTTCGGCGGCGGCTGTCCGCGCTGGATCGTCTATGAGGCCTTCCGCACGCCGGGCAAGATCCACAGCCAGATGGCGGAGATGCCGGACGGCACCGCCTATTTCTCCATCGCCCGCACGGTGGTGAAGGCCGGCGGCGGCCACCGCAGCCCGCCGCAGCAATTCGCTGTGGCTTTGGGCTGCGACGTCCAGCATGCCGCTCAGGTCACCTATGCGGACGGGTTCGACCTGACCAACACCGATGCCGCCACGCCGATCGGGGTGAATTGCCGGCTCTGTCCGCGGCTGGACTGCTCGCAGCGGGCATTCCCGCCGCTGAATCATCGGCTTATCGTCGATGAGAATCTGCGCGGCCTGTCGCCCTACCTGTTCGCGCCGCCCAGCGCC